The nucleotide window GCCTCGCCCTGGTGGTGACGCTCGGGTTCTCGTTCCAACAGGCGGTGGCGTTCACCCACCGCATGTTCGCCTACGCCGCGGGGATCGGCACGTGACGCTCTCCAGCGTGGCCCTCGGGCTGTTACTGGCGCGGATCGGCGCGTTCGTCGCAGTCATGCCGCTGTTCGCCGCGCGCACCCCGCGCACGGTGCGCGCCGGCATGGTGGTCGTGCTCGCGGCGTTCTACGTCGGCCCCGCCGGCGCCGAACTGGCGGCCGCGCCGCCCGGGAGCGTGCGCGAGGTGGACCCGCTCCGGTACGGGCTGGTGCTGGCGCGCGAGGCGCTGATCGGCGTCGCGATGGGCTTCGCGTTCGGGCTGTTCCTGCTCCCCGGGCGCATCGCCGGGGAGTTCGTGACGCAGCAGATCGGCCTGAACATCTCCCCGCAACTCGGCCCGGCCGGGGGCGAGTCGGGCGGCCCGCTGACCAACGTGTTCGAGACCGCCGGCGCGCTGGTGTTCCTCCTCGTGGACGGGCACCACATCGTACTCATGGCGTTCCACGCGTCCTTCGCCGCGCTCCCCATCGGCGGGAGCGTCGTCCCCGAAGCGGGGCCGATGGTGACCGGGCTGGCGAGCGCCTACGAGATGGGGCTGCTGCTCGCGGCCCCGCTCGCGCTGTGCCTGTTCCTGCTCTCCATCACGCTGGCGGTGATGGCTCGGGCCGCCCCGCAACTGAACATCTACTCGGTGGGCTTCTCGCTCCAGGTGCTGGTGGCCCTGATCGCGGGGCTGGTGCTGGTCCCGGAGTTCGTCACGACCCTGACCGCGATCGTCGGCCGCACCGGCGACGCCCTTCCCAAACTGCTGGGGGGCTGACCGGTGGCCGAGGACGTCGACCAGGAGTCGAAAACAGAAGACCCGACACCGCGCCGGCGCGAGGAGGCGCGGCGCCAGGGCCAGGTGCCGTTCAGCGCCGAACTGGTCGGGAGCCTCGTGCTGGTCGCCGGGGTGCTCGGGCTGCGGTACCTCGGCCCGGACCTGTGGGCCACCATGATCACGGTGTTCCGTGCCGACCTGCCGCGGGTGGGCCGCGAGGAGTTCGGCACCGCGGAGGCGGCGGAACTGCTGGGCCGCACGGCCCTTCGGATGATCGGCGCGATGCTCCCCTTTTTCGGGCTTCTGCTCGCCGTGGGTGTCGGGGCGTCGGTCGCCCAGGTCGGGTTCCAGCTCAACACCGAGAAGCTGGAGCCCAACCTCGACAAGTTGAACCCCGTCGGCGGGCTCGGGCGGCTGTTCTCGCTCGGGTCGGTGGTCCGCGGGCTGCTGACGGTCGCGAAGGTGCTGGCCCTCGCGGGGGTCGCCTACTACGTCCTGAACGGCCGCGGCGGCCTCATCGCGTCGATCGGCATGGGCCGCATCGGCGAGGCCGCCCCGGTCGCCTGGGCGCTCGTGATGCGGCTCGCCCTTTACCTGGCCGGGGCGGTCGCGCTGGTCGCGGTGTTCGATTACGCGTACCAGCGGTACAAGTTCGAGCAGTCGCTGATGATGACCAAAGAGGAGCTGAAGCAGGAACTGAAGCAGGAGGAGGGCGACCCGCACGTGAAGGCCCGGGTCCGACAGATCGCCCGCGAGCGGACCAAGCGCAAGATGCTCAGCGAGGTGCCGAAGGCGACGGTGGTGGTCACCAACCCGACGCACTACGCCGTCGCCCTGCGCTACGACTCGAACCGCGACAGCGCCCCGGTGGTGGTTGCGAAGGGCAAAGGGGCATTCGCCCTCCGCATTGCGAAGCGCGCCCGCGAGTCCGGTGTGCCGGTACTCGAGCGCCCCCCGCTCGCCCGCGCGCTGCACTCGGTGCGTGAGGGGCAACAGATCCCCAGCGCGCTGTTCCGGGCGGTGGCCGAGGTGCTGGCGTTCGTGATGAAGATGCGCGGCGGGACACTGTAGTTGTGAGCCGGGCCACAGTATTGTGGCCCGGCGCGAATGAGTGTCGGAATAACCGAAACCGGATGTCGCGCCGGAGCCGAAACGTCCGAGCCGGGCTGTAAACTGTTTTGCGATTTGCTGCGTCTTGGCGAACTTCCGCGCCCCACGAAATGGGGCACGTTCTAAATCATGCTGTCGCCGGAAACGGCGGCAACGGACGACACTTCTCGCTGGACGCGACAGCGGGTACTGCGTTGCGGTGATTGATCTTGTGAAAGAGTCCAGCCGGTGCCTTTTTGGGGGTTACCACACCAACCCATCAAGGACACCGGCATGGACCGCGCTCATGTGCGCGTTGTGTCGAAGAGTTGTGCCCCGGAGACCTTCCCGTGCCCCCGGTGCGGAGAACGGGGACGGCGGAAAGGTACCCACACCCGCCGCGTTCGGGACATCGCCTACGGGGAAATCGTGTTCCTCGAGTTGACCGTTGGAGAATACCGCGCCACCTGTGCCTGTTGCAAGACCTTCCGCTCTCAGATCGAAGGGATCGAACCTCGAGCCGAGTACACCAACCGCGTTCGCGAGGCCGTCATCGACCGACTCCTCGAGGACGGCATGAGCGCCCATCGGCTCCAACAGGCGTTGCGTCGGGACTTCCTCCTGGATCTGTCCGACGGGTTCCTCTCGGACTGCCTGGACTGGAAGGTGCGCCAGACCGACATGCCCGGGTACCGCCAGTGGACGCTTGACAACTTCTCGGGCACCCTGTGCATCGACGAGCTGCACTTGGGCCACCGCACGCTCCTGTTGGCCACCGACCCGATCGGCGATTTCCCGGTGGCCTTCGCCGTGGTCTCGGCCAACGATCAGGCCCATATGCGTGGGTTCCTGAACAACCTGCGGAACCACGGGTTCTTGCCCCAAGTGGTCGTCACCGATGGCTCGAACCTGTACCCCACCGTGTTGGCGGACCTGTGGCCCCACGCCCGTCACCAGCTGTGCGTGTTCCATGTCCTCAAGGACATCAATACCCATGTCTTCGATGCCCTGCGACGGCTCCGACGCGCGCTCGCCCGAAAAGGGGGACGGAAGCGACGTCGGGGCCGGCCGAGCAAGGCCCAGAAACAGGCCCGGGCACGCCGCGGGAAGACCAAGACGGAGCAAGGGCACTTCGTGTGGAAGCATCGGCACCTGATCGTGACCCGACCCGAACATCTGGATGGGCGACAACGCCGCTGGCTCAGCCAGATGTTCGGTTACCTGCCCGCGCTGCGGGCGCTCCGCGCGTTCGCGCTTCGGATCTATCGGCTGTTCGACCCCGAGCAAAGCCCTCATCAAGCGCGGTGCCGTCGGGCGGCTCTGGTCCGAGACGCACAGTACCAATCCGATCCCGACCTGTCCTCGGCGTTGGAACTGCTGAGCGCCGAGAAGTTCGACAAGATGATGGCGTTCCTGCACAGCCCCCACGCTCGACGGGTTCGGACCAATAACCACGTGGAGCGCACCAATCGGCGCCTCCGATACTTGGAAAAGGTGCGGTACAAATGGCGTCGGCGAAGGACCATCGTCCGGTTCATCGTCCTGGCCCTGGATCGCTGGCACCAACAACGCTTGACCCAAAAACAAACCGCGGTCACGCCGGATACACAGTCGAAGGGTGTGGAGACCAGAAAGCCGGCATCATGAAGTTGTCGCGTTCAGCGAGAAGTCTCCAACGGACCCCACAATGGCGAACGAAACAACACCCGCGTCCGGCTCGCCTCTCCTGCGGAGCGAACTGCTCCTGTCGGTGGCGCTGCTCGGGCTGCTCGTAATCTTCCTGGTGCCGCTACCGACGATCGTCCTGGACATGCTCCTGGCGTTCAACATCAGCGCCACCTTGTTGCTGCTGCTGGTCACGCTGACCGTGAAGCAGCCACTGGAGTTCTCGACGTTCCCGTCGCTACTTTTGCTCCTGACGCTGTTCCGGCTCGCCCTGAACGTGGCGACCACGCGGCTGGTGCTGCTGAACGGGGACGCCGGGACCATCGTCGAGGCGTTCGGCAAGTTCGTCGTGGGCGGCAGCCTGATCGTGGGGCTGGTGATCTTCCTGATCCTCATCGTGATCCAGTTCGTGGTCATCACGAAGGGGGCCGGGCGGGTGTCCGAGGTGGCCGCCCGGTTCACGCTCGACTCGCTGCCCGGGAAGCAGATGGCGATCGACGCCGAGATGAACGCCGGGATGATCGACGAGGCCGAGGCGAAGCGGCGGCGCACGTCGCTGATGCGCGAGAGCGAGTTCTACGGCACGATGGACGGTGCGAGCCGGTTCGTCCGGGGCGACGCGGTCGCGGCCATCATTATTACGGCGATCAACCTGTTCGGCGGGTTCATCATCGGCCTGACGAAGGGGATGCCGCTGGCCGAGGCGGTCCGGCGGTACTCGATCCTGACCATCGGCGACGGGCTGGTGACGCAGATCCCGGCCCTGATCACCGCGACCGCCTCGGCGATGCTGGTGACGAAGGCGACCTCGGGCACGAGCCTGGGCGAGGAGCTGGGCGGACAGTTCTCGGCCGCCTCCGGGCCGTTCCGGCTGGCGGCGTTCATCCTGATCGCCCTGGCGCTGGTGCCCGGGATGCCGATGCTGCCGTTCCTGGCGCTGGGCGTCGCGCTGCTGCTCCTGTCGCGGCGGATGTCACGGGTGCCGGAGCTGCCGCCCGCGGCGAAGGCCGAAGCGGCGGCGGCGGCCGCCGCCGCGGCCGCGCCGTCGAAGTCGCCGGTCGAAGGGTACCTGGACGACTTCCTGCAGAGCGACCGCGTGAGCCTCGAAATCGGTGCCGCCCTGATCCCGATGGTGTCGGCGCGGCGCGGCCCCGGTCTGATCGACCGCATCGGCGGGCTGCGGCGCGACCTGGCGAAGCAGAGCGGGCTGTGGGTGCCCGCGGTGCGGGTCCGCGACAACCTCCAGCTCGACCCGCCCACGTACCGCATCCTGCTGGGCGGCCGCGAGGTGGCCCGCGGGGACGTGCGCCCCGACCTGTGGCTGGCGATCGATCCGGGCGGCGCGGCCCGCGTCCCGCTGACCGGCGAGGACGCCCGCGAGCCGGCGTTCGGGCTGCCCGCGAAGTGGATCAGCGAGGCCGACCGGAACCGAGCCGAGGCCGCCGGGTTCACCGTGGTCGACTCGCCCAATGTGATCATCACGCACCTGGGCGAGGTGGTGCGGCGGCACGCCGGCGAGCTGCTCGGCCGCGACGACCTGAAGTCGATGGTGGACCGGGTCCGCGAGACCACGCCGGCGGTGGTCGACGACCTGATCCCGAACGTCGTGAGCATGGGGCTGCTGCACCGCGTGCTGACGCAGCTCCTGGACGAGCGGGTGCCGATCTCGAACCTGCCCCGCATCCTGGAAAGCCTGGCGGCCCACGCGCCGACCGTGAAGGACCCCGCCGAACTCGCGGAGCGGGTGCGCGTCGACCTCGGGCGCGCGGTCGTGGACCGGTTCCGCGACCCCACGGGGCGGATCCGCGCGATCGTGCTGGACCCGCGGCTCGAGCTGGACCTGAAGCGGGCCGTGCAGAACAACCAGCTCATCATCGACCCGTCCCGGCTGGAACAGCTCACGATGCGGGTCGCGGCCGAGCTGCGCAAGGCCGGCGCCCGCGGGTACGAGGCGGCCCTGTTGTGCGACGCCGGCCTCCGGCGGGCGCTGCGGCACTCGCTGGCCCGGGCGCTGCACGACCTGAGCGTGGTCTCCTACCAGGAGATCCCGACCGACCTTCTGATGGAACCGGTGGCGGTGATCCGCCCCGAAGAGCTGACCGGCGAGGGCTCGTCCGTCGCCGCGATGTTTGAGCAACCCCGGCCTTAGCGCCGTCCCCGCGCCCAGAGTCCCAACACCATGAGCGGCAACCTGAACACCGGCAACATCCAGGCGTACCAGCGGCAGGCGGAGCAGCAGCGGCGCGACGAGCTGATCGTGTCGCACCTGCCCCTGGTGAAGCACGTCATCGGGCGCCTCATCGGCGACGTGCCCCCGGGCGTGGACGTGGAGAACCTGGAGTCGGCCGGGGTGCTCGGGTTGGTCGAGGCGGCGGCCAAGTTCGACCCCGCGCGGAACGCCCAGTTCAAGACGTTCGCGTACCTCCGCATCCGCGGCGCGATCGTGGACGAGATGCGGCGCAACAGCCCGCTGCCGCAGCACGTTCACGCCCGGCTCGCGCTGGTCCGCCGCGCGTGCCGCACCCTGCCCCACCCGATCACGGTGGAGGCCATCGCCGCCGCCACCGGGCTGTCCGAGGACGAAGTGACCGACACGCTCTCGGCCGAGCGCATGGCGAAGACCATGTCGTGGGAGCAGGCGTCCGAATCGACCGGCCTGGAGCCGGCCGGCGGCGGCGAGGAGCCCGGCGCCGAAATGGAGCGCTGGGAGTCGGTCCAGCAGCTCGGGGACGCGATCCAGGAGCTGGAGCCGAAGGAGCGGATCGCGGTCACCCTGTATTACAAGGAAGACCTGCGGCTGAAGGAAATCGCCGAGGTGATGAAGCTGTCGGTGTCGCGGGTGTCGCGGCTCCTGAGCAAGGCCACGTTCGAGCTGGGCGAGCGGCTGAAAGTCCACCGCAACGGTGTACTGAGCCACGGCTAACGCACGTTCCCGGCAACACGGCAACGGCCCGGGCGGGTCCGGCTTCCCACAAGGAGAAGTCGGACCCGCCCGGGCCGCGCTCACGGCGGCAACGGAGAACGTGACACACCGCAGTCGGCATCACGGATTGGTGACCGCTGCGGGCGGCGGCGGCGGCGGAATCCGGTTGAGCGCGACCACGGCGGCCCGACGCACGTCCGGGTCCGGGTCGTTGCGGAGCGCGTCCAAATCCAGCACCGCCGCGGCCGCCGGTGCGCCGAGCGTGCCGAGCGTCCGCGCCGCGATCAGCCGCGCGTTGGCGTCCGGGCTCCTCAAATCGCTCGCGATCGCCCGCACCAGGGCCTCAGACACCTCGTTCGGCTGAACCACACGCAGGGCCGCGATCGCGCCGCGGCGAACGTCGTCGTCCGGGTCGCGGAGGGTCAGGGTCAGGGCCGGGGCCGCACCGCGCGCCAAAACCCCGAGGTCGGCCAGCGCCTTCGTCGCCCGGACCCGGGTGCTCGCGTCCCGGCTCAGGAGCTGCTGGGCCAGCAGCTCGACGTCCCGCGGCACCTCCTGGGCCGCGAGGATCGACTCGCGCGCCCGCCGCAGCGCCGCATCAATGTCCGTGCTCCGGTTCGCGGCCCGGGCCAGGGCCGGGAGCGTAACGCGGGCGCGCCCGCCGATCTGCCCGAGGGCGTCGATCACCGCCTCCTGAAGCGGCTCCTGCTCGCGGCCGCGCAGCCGCTCCAGAACGGCCGCCAGGTCGCCGGTCGCGGCGCTCGCCAGCGGGCCGAGTTTGCCGAGCGTGTTGGCCGCCTCGACCCGGGCCTGCAGCAGGTGCCGCGGGTCCCGCACCACCGCCCCGAGCTTCTTGGCGAGCGCGTCGTCGGCCTCGTCGGCCCGGACCGCCGGCGCGACCGCACACAGTGCCGCGAGTACGAACAAGCCGCGCATTTCTGGCCCTCCATGGCGACCGGAACCCAAGACCCATCGGCCAGGCGGCGGGGGCAACTGTGGGCCGGCTCCCGGTCCCGCGGCCCGTGCGCCGCGGGCGGGGCCGCGGGACCGGCGCAACCGCCCCGTTCTGCCCAGGCAAAAATCCCGCGCCGCCTTCGATTCTTCCCTCATCTCGCTTTGTCTCCAACCAACCGCACACGGGGGTGCACCGGTGGTCGTAATCGTCGGCGGCGTGATTGTGCTCGTCTCCGTGCTCGTCGGGTTCTCGATGGCCGGGGGCAAAATCGGCGCCCTGATTCACCTGTCCGAGTTCGTCACGATCGGCGGCGCCACGCTCGGCTCGCTCATCATGATGTCGCCGGTCAAGG belongs to Gemmata obscuriglobus and includes:
- a CDS encoding HEAT repeat domain-containing protein gives rise to the protein MRGLFVLAALCAVAPAVRADEADDALAKKLGAVVRDPRHLLQARVEAANTLGKLGPLASAATGDLAAVLERLRGREQEPLQEAVIDALGQIGGRARVTLPALARAANRSTDIDAALRRARESILAAQEVPRDVELLAQQLLSRDASTRVRATKALADLGVLARGAAPALTLTLRDPDDDVRRGAIAALRVVQPNEVSEALVRAIASDLRSPDANARLIAARTLGTLGAPAAAAVLDLDALRNDPDPDVRRAAVVALNRIPPPPPPAAVTNP
- the flhA gene encoding flagellar biosynthesis protein FlhA; this translates as MANETTPASGSPLLRSELLLSVALLGLLVIFLVPLPTIVLDMLLAFNISATLLLLLVTLTVKQPLEFSTFPSLLLLLTLFRLALNVATTRLVLLNGDAGTIVEAFGKFVVGGSLIVGLVIFLILIVIQFVVITKGAGRVSEVAARFTLDSLPGKQMAIDAEMNAGMIDEAEAKRRRTSLMRESEFYGTMDGASRFVRGDAVAAIIITAINLFGGFIIGLTKGMPLAEAVRRYSILTIGDGLVTQIPALITATASAMLVTKATSGTSLGEELGGQFSAASGPFRLAAFILIALALVPGMPMLPFLALGVALLLLSRRMSRVPELPPAAKAEAAAAAAAAAAPSKSPVEGYLDDFLQSDRVSLEIGAALIPMVSARRGPGLIDRIGGLRRDLAKQSGLWVPAVRVRDNLQLDPPTYRILLGGREVARGDVRPDLWLAIDPGGAARVPLTGEDAREPAFGLPAKWISEADRNRAEAAGFTVVDSPNVIITHLGEVVRRHAGELLGRDDLKSMVDRVRETTPAVVDDLIPNVVSMGLLHRVLTQLLDERVPISNLPRILESLAAHAPTVKDPAELAERVRVDLGRAVVDRFRDPTGRIRAIVLDPRLELDLKRAVQNNQLIIDPSRLEQLTMRVAAELRKAGARGYEAALLCDAGLRRALRHSLARALHDLSVVSYQEIPTDLLMEPVAVIRPEELTGEGSSVAAMFEQPRP
- a CDS encoding transposase — encoded protein: MFLELTVGEYRATCACCKTFRSQIEGIEPRAEYTNRVREAVIDRLLEDGMSAHRLQQALRRDFLLDLSDGFLSDCLDWKVRQTDMPGYRQWTLDNFSGTLCIDELHLGHRTLLLATDPIGDFPVAFAVVSANDQAHMRGFLNNLRNHGFLPQVVVTDGSNLYPTVLADLWPHARHQLCVFHVLKDINTHVFDALRRLRRALARKGGRKRRRGRPSKAQKQARARRGKTKTEQGHFVWKHRHLIVTRPEHLDGRQRRWLSQMFGYLPALRALRAFALRIYRLFDPEQSPHQARCRRAALVRDAQYQSDPDLSSALELLSAEKFDKMMAFLHSPHARRVRTNNHVERTNRRLRYLEKVRYKWRRRRTIVRFIVLALDRWHQQRLTQKQTAVTPDTQSKGVETRKPAS
- a CDS encoding flagellar biosynthetic protein FliR is translated as MTLSSVALGLLLARIGAFVAVMPLFAARTPRTVRAGMVVVLAAFYVGPAGAELAAAPPGSVREVDPLRYGLVLAREALIGVAMGFAFGLFLLPGRIAGEFVTQQIGLNISPQLGPAGGESGGPLTNVFETAGALVFLLVDGHHIVLMAFHASFAALPIGGSVVPEAGPMVTGLASAYEMGLLLAAPLALCLFLLSITLAVMARAAPQLNIYSVGFSLQVLVALIAGLVLVPEFVTTLTAIVGRTGDALPKLLGG
- the flhB gene encoding flagellar biosynthesis protein FlhB gives rise to the protein MAEDVDQESKTEDPTPRRREEARRQGQVPFSAELVGSLVLVAGVLGLRYLGPDLWATMITVFRADLPRVGREEFGTAEAAELLGRTALRMIGAMLPFFGLLLAVGVGASVAQVGFQLNTEKLEPNLDKLNPVGGLGRLFSLGSVVRGLLTVAKVLALAGVAYYVLNGRGGLIASIGMGRIGEAAPVAWALVMRLALYLAGAVALVAVFDYAYQRYKFEQSLMMTKEELKQELKQEEGDPHVKARVRQIARERTKRKMLSEVPKATVVVTNPTHYAVALRYDSNRDSAPVVVAKGKGAFALRIAKRARESGVPVLERPPLARALHSVREGQQIPSALFRAVAEVLAFVMKMRGGTL
- a CDS encoding sigma-70 family RNA polymerase sigma factor, giving the protein MSGNLNTGNIQAYQRQAEQQRRDELIVSHLPLVKHVIGRLIGDVPPGVDVENLESAGVLGLVEAAAKFDPARNAQFKTFAYLRIRGAIVDEMRRNSPLPQHVHARLALVRRACRTLPHPITVEAIAAATGLSEDEVTDTLSAERMAKTMSWEQASESTGLEPAGGGEEPGAEMERWESVQQLGDAIQELEPKERIAVTLYYKEDLRLKEIAEVMKLSVSRVSRLLSKATFELGERLKVHRNGVLSHG